Proteins encoded in a region of the Candidatus Cloacimonas sp. genome:
- the rpmA gene encoding 50S ribosomal protein L27 — translation MAHKKGVGSSRNGRNSNPKYRGIKRADSENVLAGNIIVRQKGTKIHPGKNVGMGRDFTIFSLIDGKVEFTTGKEDKKFVSVLPTE, via the coding sequence ATGGCACATAAAAAAGGTGTAGGAAGCTCCAGAAACGGACGCAACAGCAATCCCAAATATCGCGGCATCAAAAGAGCCGATAGTGAAAATGTCCTCGCCGGAAACATCATCGTCCGCCAAAAAGGCACGAAAATTCACCCCGGCAAAAATGTCGGAATGGGCAGAGATTTTACTATTTTTAGTTTAATTGACGGAAAAGTGGAATTTACAACTGGCAAGGAAGACAAAAAATTCGTCAGCGTTTTACCCACAGAATAG